The Phycisphaeraceae bacterium genome has a segment encoding these proteins:
- a CDS encoding trypsin-like peptidase domain-containing protein — translation MTPSPRRTSRPRPWGWLSKRLLAALALFGGAAGLSTVGGCQPSSPAVPALDAAGSAKASPEVARARELEQSVIEVAARHRPATVCLIFEDQESRRRGTGSGVIVRHENGRALVLTCGHVTRDPDRLCSVVLPDGRHFNGRSVATAMSDGVDLGLVEFETNGATLPTVEISRRLPTVGEWIVVLGHPRGLWIDGDGEDSTDGEVREGDALPRWQVDSGAARRLSDSERLAASVRPPVVRAGTVWSEASSGGGFRFDAPLEAGDSGGPILDLDGRVVGIASRCGWKSFWNWASAVAMLDGDPSRLLEFSELEVETVSGPLGAGAGDARIPRRSRDAGDRLESLRPLGAAVGASVVAIEGEGGRRAFALAVRPDGTLVTKASEVGFIAPLSAIHNGSRLPATRIGYDPDADLLLLQAPGLETPVAARIAPGDPSPGALLANVGPDGVIISTGTLSLEGSRMEDADGRPFMGLGWRRDAGRVRVQTVVPGTPAARAGLQRDDVLIRFNGSPITSERELPQRIAALKVGDTITLEFERNGEERWVQMVLDRRHPSARVRDRANTRGNISRAIPHRTRVLKQDGSVEPEECGSAVVDLEGRLVGMNLARVDRTMTLVLPMDELERRVQQMLTQRPLDLPRLTQLELGGFAVTEAGRRLRFSTVDARFVGPRVLGQLIGNALTPDGSGTTVLADDRLRWDAIFNEPGTFEVRFHGAVRGPRVLRLSIGGAFFDAPVSQGRHARGVTLGTVTVDRPGRQSVILEWADGGGEEIPGSIDRIELIRSGESGQESTAMGRTLRSRPLTVAGTAGR, via the coding sequence ATGACACCCTCTCCACGGCGAACCTCGAGGCCGCGACCATGGGGATGGCTGTCGAAGCGCCTGCTTGCTGCCCTCGCACTGTTCGGTGGTGCCGCGGGCCTCTCCACGGTCGGCGGGTGCCAGCCGTCGTCGCCCGCCGTGCCAGCGCTCGATGCCGCGGGCAGCGCCAAGGCTTCCCCTGAGGTCGCCCGAGCGCGCGAGCTTGAGCAGTCTGTGATCGAGGTCGCTGCGCGACATCGACCGGCCACCGTCTGCCTCATCTTCGAGGACCAGGAGAGTCGTCGTCGCGGCACGGGGTCGGGAGTCATCGTGCGACATGAGAATGGCCGTGCGCTCGTCCTCACCTGCGGTCATGTCACGCGCGACCCCGATCGACTCTGCTCCGTGGTTCTTCCCGATGGTCGCCACTTCAACGGTCGCTCCGTCGCGACGGCCATGAGCGATGGTGTTGATCTTGGTCTCGTGGAGTTCGAGACCAACGGCGCCACGCTGCCCACCGTCGAGATCTCGCGGCGCCTTCCCACCGTCGGCGAGTGGATTGTTGTGCTCGGTCATCCTCGAGGCCTCTGGATCGATGGCGACGGAGAGGACTCCACTGATGGCGAAGTTCGCGAGGGCGACGCCCTGCCCCGCTGGCAGGTCGACTCCGGGGCAGCGCGCCGCCTCTCCGACAGTGAGCGACTTGCCGCGTCGGTTCGTCCTCCGGTGGTTCGTGCAGGCACGGTCTGGAGCGAGGCATCATCGGGCGGTGGATTCCGCTTCGATGCGCCACTCGAAGCGGGCGACTCCGGCGGTCCGATCCTCGACCTCGATGGTCGCGTCGTCGGTATCGCTTCCCGCTGCGGCTGGAAGAGTTTTTGGAACTGGGCAAGCGCCGTTGCGATGCTCGACGGCGACCCGTCGCGCCTGCTTGAGTTCTCCGAACTCGAAGTTGAGACCGTCTCGGGACCGCTCGGTGCCGGAGCGGGCGATGCGCGCATTCCGCGACGCTCGCGCGACGCGGGTGATCGCCTCGAGTCGCTTCGGCCTCTCGGCGCAGCGGTCGGCGCCTCCGTCGTCGCCATCGAAGGCGAAGGCGGGCGCCGCGCCTTCGCCCTTGCCGTGCGCCCCGACGGAACCCTGGTGACCAAGGCGTCAGAGGTCGGGTTTATTGCACCTCTTTCGGCGATTCACAATGGAAGCCGTCTTCCCGCGACGCGGATCGGCTACGACCCCGACGCCGATCTGCTCCTCTTGCAGGCACCCGGACTTGAGACTCCTGTTGCTGCTCGAATTGCTCCCGGCGATCCCTCACCCGGTGCGCTCCTCGCCAATGTCGGGCCTGATGGAGTCATCATCTCGACCGGCACTCTGTCGCTCGAAGGTTCTCGCATGGAAGACGCCGATGGCCGCCCCTTCATGGGGCTCGGGTGGCGTCGTGACGCGGGCCGCGTACGCGTGCAGACGGTCGTGCCGGGAACCCCCGCAGCGCGAGCGGGTCTTCAGCGGGACGATGTGCTGATCCGCTTCAACGGATCACCGATCACCTCTGAACGCGAACTGCCGCAGCGCATTGCGGCGCTCAAGGTCGGCGACACGATCACACTCGAGTTCGAGCGCAACGGCGAGGAGCGATGGGTCCAGATGGTGCTCGACCGGCGCCATCCGAGTGCGCGCGTGCGCGATCGAGCCAACACGCGCGGCAACATCAGCCGGGCGATTCCCCATCGGACCCGCGTCTTGAAGCAGGATGGCAGCGTTGAGCCAGAGGAGTGCGGCTCCGCCGTGGTCGACCTCGAAGGCCGACTGGTGGGCATGAACCTCGCGCGTGTCGATCGGACCATGACGCTCGTTCTTCCCATGGATGAACTCGAGCGACGCGTGCAGCAGATGCTCACGCAGCGGCCGCTCGACCTTCCTCGACTGACGCAACTTGAACTCGGCGGGTTCGCGGTGACCGAGGCGGGCCGTCGCCTCCGATTCTCAACCGTCGATGCCCGCTTCGTCGGACCGCGCGTGCTCGGCCAACTGATCGGCAACGCGCTCACGCCCGATGGGAGCGGAACGACCGTGCTCGCCGATGATCGCCTGCGCTGGGATGCGATCTTCAATGAGCCCGGCACCTTCGAGGTGCGCTTCCACGGCGCTGTGCGCGGTCCAAGGGTCCTGCGGCTCTCCATCGGTGGCGCTTTCTTTGATGCGCCCGTCTCACAGGGGCGCCATGCACGCGGGGTGACGCTCGGGACCGTCACCGTCGATCGACCGGGCCGTCAGTCGGTCATCCTCGAATGGGCCGACGGCGGTGGTGAGGAGATTCCCGGAAGCATCGACCGCATCGAGCTCATTCGCTCCGGAGAGTCCGGACAGGAGTCGACGGCCATGGGCCGAACCCTGCGATCACGGCCGCTGACGGTCGCGGGCACCGCCGGCCGATGA